In Melanotaenia boesemani isolate fMelBoe1 chromosome 16, fMelBoe1.pri, whole genome shotgun sequence, the following proteins share a genomic window:
- the LOC121655730 gene encoding uncharacterized protein LOC121655730 isoform X1, with protein MTIRTGHDVCGPATFTAGRETSQKSRAKVDEEGLEIAVCRHGILLQGLNHYRGEIYAYPLFLQKELAQAANIKFFCMDLTCRYWPYLEKMAEKLSELQPLTEMRPFLSVMHAKAHTGKCEVRWGGRNQDGAGNTVGEEVEQVNSFLSRAALTTKYMTKSGRADMITMLAMGWNNRKVESLHKTLAKRFVKITQRAEKEAANLQHLQHDLNITLEDTEQWIEDVKQWAATGKHGAHSSQEELQREIDEIIYSLRRKKHDLYRQNVVSLRLKRRLFDQVMLVRRMEEEKPILVKEMTQHYQYLRKTLDKLDNLLHHTEENIKNHTTPTDMTEAGYRGLHCCLLQKKDILQKKLSAVTSTYARVDTDPSVFNMLEEDLEDFEEDYSSSELSDEEMYPPLASIHLDMCGSCSYYMLNMSTCMEHPLGRKPHYI; from the exons ATGACGATT AGAACTGGTCATGATGTATGTGGGCCGGCAACTTTTACTGCAGGACGAGAAACCTCCCAGAAGTCCAGGGCCAAGGTGGACGAGGAGGGCCTGGAAATTGCCGTTTGCAGACACGGAATCTTGCTACAAGGCTTGAATCACTACCGTGGAGAAATTTATGCTTACCCACTGTTCCTGCAGAAGGAGTTGGCTCAGGCTGCAAACATCAAATTCTTTTGTATGGACCTCACTTGCAG GTATTGGCCATACTTGGAGAAGATGGCAGAGAAGTTGTCAGAGCTCCAACCACTGACAGAGATGAGGCCTTTTCTGTCTGTAATGCATGCCAAGGCTCACACTGGCAAATGTGAG GTGAGGTGGGGTGGCAGAAACCAGGATGGTGCAGGAAATACGGTTGGTGAGGAGGTGGAGCAAGTGAACAGCTTTCTCTCAAGGGCAGCTCTGACCACAAAATACATGACCAAGTCag GGAGAGCCGATATGATAACAATGCTTGCCATGGGATGGAACAACAGGAAGGTGGAGAGTCTACACAAGACACTGGCGAAGCGATTTGTTAAA ATTACACAGAGAGCAGAAAAGGAAGCAGCAAATCTTCAGCATCTCCAGCATGACCTCAACATCACTTTGGAGGACACAGAACAGTGGATTGAGGATGTGAAGCAGTGGGCAGCCACTG gGAAACATGGTGCTCATAGTAGCCAGGAAGAACTCCAGAGAGAGATTGATGAGATCATCTATTCCCTCAGAAGGAAGAAGCATGATCTCTACCGACAAAATG tGGTGAGTCTCCGTTTGAAGAGGCGACTTTTTGACCAGGTCATGCTGGTCAGGCGCATGGAAGAGGAGAAACCAATCCTTGTGAAGGAGATGACTCAACATTATCAGTACCTGAGAAAGACATTGGACAAACTGGACAACCTCCTCCATCACACTGAAGAGAACATCAAGAACCATA CTACTCCTACAGATATGACAGAGGCTGGATACAGGGGACTGCACTGCTGTCTTCTACAGAAGAAAGACATTCTTCAGAAGAAACTGAGTGCTGTCACCAGCACCTATGCCCGTGTAGACACAGACCCCAGTGTTTTTAACATGTtggaagaagatctggaggacTTTGAAGAGGATTACAGCAGTTCAGAACTTTCAGATGAAGAAATGTA TCCGCCCCTGGCATCAATACATTTGGACATGTGTGGGTCATGCAGTTATTACATGCTGAATATGTCT ACTTGTATGGAGCACCCTCTCGGTAGGAAGCCacattatatttaa
- the LOC121655730 gene encoding uncharacterized protein LOC121655730 isoform X2, with protein MTIRTGHDVCGPATFTAGRETSQKSRAKVDEEGLEIAVCRHGILLQGLNHYRGEIYAYPLFLQKELAQAANIKFFCMDLTCRYWPYLEKMAEKLSELQPLTEMRPFLSVMHAKAHTGKCEVRWGGRNQDGAGNTVGEEVEQVNSFLSRAALTTKYMTKSGRADMITMLAMGWNNRKVESLHKTLAKRFVKITQRAEKEAANLQHLQHDLNITLEDTEQWIEDVKQWAATGKHGAHSSQEELQREIDEIIYSLRRKKHDLYRQNVVSLRLKRRLFDQVMLVRRMEEEKPILVKEMTQHYQYLRKTLDKLDNLLHHTEENIKNHTTPTDMTEAGYRGLHCCLLQKKDILQKKLSAVTSTYARVDTDPSVFNMLEEDLEDFEEDYSSSELSDEEM; from the exons ATGACGATT AGAACTGGTCATGATGTATGTGGGCCGGCAACTTTTACTGCAGGACGAGAAACCTCCCAGAAGTCCAGGGCCAAGGTGGACGAGGAGGGCCTGGAAATTGCCGTTTGCAGACACGGAATCTTGCTACAAGGCTTGAATCACTACCGTGGAGAAATTTATGCTTACCCACTGTTCCTGCAGAAGGAGTTGGCTCAGGCTGCAAACATCAAATTCTTTTGTATGGACCTCACTTGCAG GTATTGGCCATACTTGGAGAAGATGGCAGAGAAGTTGTCAGAGCTCCAACCACTGACAGAGATGAGGCCTTTTCTGTCTGTAATGCATGCCAAGGCTCACACTGGCAAATGTGAG GTGAGGTGGGGTGGCAGAAACCAGGATGGTGCAGGAAATACGGTTGGTGAGGAGGTGGAGCAAGTGAACAGCTTTCTCTCAAGGGCAGCTCTGACCACAAAATACATGACCAAGTCag GGAGAGCCGATATGATAACAATGCTTGCCATGGGATGGAACAACAGGAAGGTGGAGAGTCTACACAAGACACTGGCGAAGCGATTTGTTAAA ATTACACAGAGAGCAGAAAAGGAAGCAGCAAATCTTCAGCATCTCCAGCATGACCTCAACATCACTTTGGAGGACACAGAACAGTGGATTGAGGATGTGAAGCAGTGGGCAGCCACTG gGAAACATGGTGCTCATAGTAGCCAGGAAGAACTCCAGAGAGAGATTGATGAGATCATCTATTCCCTCAGAAGGAAGAAGCATGATCTCTACCGACAAAATG tGGTGAGTCTCCGTTTGAAGAGGCGACTTTTTGACCAGGTCATGCTGGTCAGGCGCATGGAAGAGGAGAAACCAATCCTTGTGAAGGAGATGACTCAACATTATCAGTACCTGAGAAAGACATTGGACAAACTGGACAACCTCCTCCATCACACTGAAGAGAACATCAAGAACCATA CTACTCCTACAGATATGACAGAGGCTGGATACAGGGGACTGCACTGCTGTCTTCTACAGAAGAAAGACATTCTTCAGAAGAAACTGAGTGCTGTCACCAGCACCTATGCCCGTGTAGACACAGACCCCAGTGTTTTTAACATGTtggaagaagatctggaggacTTTGAAGAGGATTACAGCAGTTCAGAACTTTCAGATGAAGAAATGTAG